A window of Mucilaginibacter paludis DSM 18603 contains these coding sequences:
- a CDS encoding cellulase family glycosylhydrolase: protein MKIKKIKIETAYKVLGMVVIVLIAVSCKKTGTTDSQLTLSNMTKAIPEVGGTVALAFTSDAAWSVDTTGIGWLHLSQISGGGGAATINLTAPTNKSGMSRSLRLVVNAANGQSRRITVSQDASIFPSYNTLAIAPDATGMGSTAMQLAASVTMGWNIFNTMEAPGGETGWGNPVITQQLIDLVKQSGMNAIRIPIQYDWSHIINRATAQIDPVWLARVKQVVQYCANDNMYVIINIHYDGGWLDCTATGAKQDSINAKQKAYWEQIATTMRGFDEHLMFASSNEPNASDVSTSVTLMRYHQTFINAVRSTGGKNTYRTLIIQSPSTSVDLANQYLNPANVYKTVPVPTDPTPNKMMIEFHYYSPANFCILSGDASWGKEWYFWGKDFHTKNPLFLDRNATAPTEEHYVDSILNSVRLNFASKGIPLVMGEFDAEYHAGKLKGYPQDSILSVNSGRHFYSYLAKKAKANGVLPFLWASGIFNRSTNTIGDRAALDSLKKGAGF from the coding sequence ATGAAAATAAAAAAAATAAAAATTGAGACGGCGTATAAGGTTTTGGGGATGGTTGTGATTGTTTTAATTGCTGTTTCGTGCAAAAAAACAGGTACAACAGATTCACAGCTTACGCTCTCGAATATGACGAAAGCAATACCCGAAGTTGGTGGAACGGTAGCTTTGGCATTTACTTCCGATGCTGCCTGGAGTGTTGATACCACTGGTATAGGCTGGCTGCACTTAAGTCAAATATCGGGTGGTGGCGGTGCCGCCACCATTAACTTAACTGCCCCCACTAATAAATCGGGCATGAGCCGCTCTCTGCGTTTAGTCGTAAATGCAGCAAACGGACAAAGCAGGCGAATTACAGTATCACAGGATGCCAGTATTTTTCCATCCTACAATACGTTGGCCATAGCGCCCGATGCAACTGGTATGGGTAGCACGGCTATGCAATTGGCCGCAAGCGTTACAATGGGTTGGAATATCTTCAACACCATGGAAGCTCCAGGTGGAGAAACCGGATGGGGAAACCCGGTAATTACCCAGCAGTTGATTGATTTGGTAAAGCAAAGTGGCATGAATGCCATACGGATACCCATCCAGTATGATTGGTCGCATATCATCAACCGGGCAACCGCACAAATAGACCCAGTGTGGCTCGCCCGGGTAAAACAAGTGGTTCAATATTGCGCTAACGACAATATGTATGTGATCATCAATATCCACTATGATGGTGGCTGGCTTGATTGTACAGCAACAGGTGCTAAACAGGATAGTATTAATGCGAAGCAAAAGGCATATTGGGAGCAAATAGCCACAACGATGCGGGGTTTCGACGAGCATTTGATGTTTGCCAGCTCCAACGAACCCAATGCGAGCGATGTATCAACATCGGTTACCTTAATGCGTTATCACCAAACGTTTATTAATGCAGTGCGCAGTACTGGCGGTAAAAACACTTATCGTACTTTGATTATTCAATCACCCTCTACATCAGTTGATTTGGCTAACCAATACCTCAATCCGGCTAATGTATATAAAACAGTGCCGGTCCCTACCGACCCGACACCTAATAAAATGATGATAGAGTTTCATTATTACAGCCCGGCTAATTTTTGCATATTAAGTGGCGACGCCAGCTGGGGGAAAGAATGGTATTTCTGGGGGAAAGATTTTCATACAAAAAACCCGCTCTTCCTTGACCGCAACGCGACAGCTCCAACAGAAGAACATTATGTAGATTCTATATTAAACTCTGTAAGATTAAATTTTGCTTCGAAAGGGATCCCGTTGGTTATGGGCGAATTTGATGCGGAATATCACGCCGGTAAATTAAAAGGGTATCCGCAGGATTCGATATTGTCGGTAAACTCGGGAAGGCATTTCTACAGTTATCTTGCAAAAAAAGCCAAAGCAAATGGTGTGCTGCCATTTTTATGGGCCAGCGGTATATTCAACCGTTCTACTAACACTATAGGAGACAGGGCCGCACTGGATTCGTTGAAAAAGGGCGCAGGTTTTTAA
- a CDS encoding glycan-binding surface protein: MKRNLYLRLYFVPLFFVMVALLSACKKNADNAPIISGVRSYVASPNDTVLHSAVASGQWVVITGQNLQNATQIKFDGVPAAFNSALFASNSAVVQIPAIQFSTIDTAKLYTIQYVTPAGSATFSFKLGPAGPTISAISNVFANPGDSVYVYGANLVLVQRFSYGGTVISSFKPSLDGTSIGFLMPAQTTTDQVTVIAKAGSVNFKILAIPTITAVSNENASPGDSVYIYGTNLKNIQTLTFAGTAVTSFTSSGSGNALGFVLPALTKSAPVSVTTKFGTATTVYNVNDVATGRISDWEWGGNFNWQWWGGSYYTSGSADFPGNSSQYMVLKTSSLIGGEGNTYSNYAILMNAAQWVPTANLNDPVDNWAFKFEVSVPKPWNGGTIDILSGVSSSPIARWEPWQVSASATASYTTNKWVTVTIPLSSFRAKDATLGEGKGASITKIADLTGPTGNTACTVYIHNYSTAATATGFYGAFDNFRVVKIK, translated from the coding sequence ATGAAAAGAAATTTATACCTCCGCCTGTATTTTGTGCCGCTTTTCTTCGTAATGGTGGCTTTACTGTCGGCTTGTAAAAAAAATGCTGACAATGCCCCGATCATTTCAGGTGTCAGGAGTTACGTCGCCTCACCGAACGATACGGTTTTGCATAGCGCCGTGGCAAGCGGCCAATGGGTAGTTATCACCGGGCAGAATTTGCAAAATGCAACCCAGATTAAATTTGACGGGGTTCCGGCCGCTTTCAATAGCGCTTTATTTGCTTCTAACAGCGCCGTCGTACAAATACCTGCCATACAGTTTTCAACTATTGATACTGCCAAACTTTATACCATACAGTATGTTACGCCGGCAGGTTCAGCAACGTTTTCGTTTAAATTAGGCCCGGCGGGGCCAACTATTAGCGCTATATCCAATGTATTTGCCAACCCCGGCGATTCGGTTTACGTTTATGGTGCCAATTTGGTATTGGTACAACGTTTTTCGTATGGCGGAACCGTAATCTCGTCATTTAAACCAAGCCTCGACGGAACCTCGATCGGTTTTCTAATGCCTGCACAAACAACTACCGATCAGGTAACGGTTATCGCCAAAGCCGGTTCAGTTAATTTTAAGATATTAGCCATACCAACCATTACAGCTGTTTCCAACGAAAATGCCAGCCCCGGCGATTCTGTTTATATTTATGGTACCAATCTTAAAAATATCCAAACGCTAACTTTTGCCGGTACTGCAGTCACCTCCTTTACTTCATCAGGCAGCGGCAATGCTTTGGGTTTTGTTCTGCCTGCATTAACTAAAAGCGCACCTGTATCGGTTACTACTAAATTTGGTACAGCAACTACAGTATATAATGTAAATGATGTTGCAACCGGAAGAATATCTGATTGGGAATGGGGCGGAAATTTCAACTGGCAATGGTGGGGTGGGTCCTACTATACCAGTGGCAGTGCCGATTTTCCTGGTAATTCAAGCCAATATATGGTGCTCAAAACCAGTTCGCTGATAGGTGGCGAAGGGAACACCTATTCTAATTACGCAATACTCATGAATGCAGCGCAATGGGTGCCAACGGCTAACCTTAATGATCCGGTTGATAATTGGGCCTTTAAATTTGAAGTAAGCGTACCAAAACCCTGGAATGGCGGCACAATCGATATTCTGAGTGGGGTAAGCAGCAGCCCTATAGCCAGGTGGGAGCCATGGCAGGTATCTGCAAGCGCTACGGCATCATATACTACAAATAAATGGGTAACGGTAACCATTCCTTTATCATCCTTCCGAGCTAAAGACGCTACGCTGGGCGAAGGTAAAGGAGCCTCTATAACTAAAATTGCTGATTTAACAGGGCCAACAGGCAATACCGCCTGCACGGTTTATATCCATAACTACAGCACAGCTGCAACTGCAACGGGCTTTTATGGCGCCTTTGATAATTTCAGGGTTGTAAAAATTAAATAA
- a CDS encoding RagB/SusD family nutrient uptake outer membrane protein, with translation MKSINKIIVILLLAAAIAGCKKSFLDRPSNSQISSNNFYQTTSDLRLATASLYGGSEWWQWHNGALLPFGDVLSGTGYFPYYGDLVQLYTRTITGQNGIVSSGWTGLYNVIAQCNTVINAIQQQASSSISATDKNAAIAEARFIRGVAYYHLAVYWGAVPIIEDNSKLIQNPLLNRNIVSDVYKFIAKDLTYAAQNLPNSDITGRVTTWSAQGMLGKTYLTMSGLGQSGGTRNQALLDSAKKYAGNVCKNSGLVLLSNYYNLFKAQYNDNPESLFALQWTAGVGYGNGNDWLTYSPSNDINPLKTGAWTPLAPTYDLYQMYTAKDTVRRKATIMLNGDYYPELNAAGGGYTATSVCMKKHIIGNEKDNNAPTMDIWSSIEHNAILRLADVYLVYAEAIMGNSATTTNADALLYFNKVRTRAGVDAALVLSPDIILRERRIEFAFEGQYWIDLVRLSYYNPQKALDMINNQQRVTFTYDPVTRIATPDASTGTSVLPATISSFTLQIPASELASDPKLAQPAVPYY, from the coding sequence ATGAAATCGATCAATAAAATAATAGTTATTTTGCTCCTGGCAGCAGCAATTGCCGGATGCAAAAAGAGTTTCCTTGACAGGCCCTCGAACTCGCAAATCAGCTCTAATAATTTTTACCAAACAACCTCCGATTTGAGGCTGGCCACGGCAAGCCTATACGGCGGGTCTGAGTGGTGGCAATGGCATAATGGTGCTTTGTTGCCATTTGGCGACGTGTTGAGCGGCACGGGCTACTTTCCATATTATGGCGATTTAGTTCAGCTTTATACACGTACTATTACGGGGCAAAACGGCATCGTATCAAGCGGGTGGACCGGCTTGTACAATGTTATAGCACAATGTAATACCGTTATTAACGCCATACAGCAACAAGCTTCTTCGTCTATTTCGGCCACAGACAAAAATGCCGCTATAGCAGAGGCAAGGTTTATTCGTGGTGTAGCATATTACCATCTGGCTGTTTATTGGGGAGCAGTACCTATTATTGAAGACAATAGTAAATTAATCCAAAATCCGCTGCTTAATCGTAATATCGTTTCGGACGTATACAAATTTATTGCCAAAGACCTGACTTATGCGGCGCAAAACCTTCCTAATTCGGATATAACCGGGCGGGTAACTACCTGGTCGGCACAGGGGATGCTGGGAAAAACCTATTTAACAATGTCGGGCTTGGGGCAAAGCGGAGGTACACGTAACCAGGCTTTGCTTGACAGTGCTAAAAAGTATGCGGGCAACGTGTGTAAAAATAGCGGCCTGGTGTTACTCTCCAATTATTACAATTTATTTAAGGCACAATATAATGATAATCCAGAGTCGTTATTTGCCCTCCAATGGACAGCCGGTGTTGGTTATGGAAATGGCAACGATTGGCTAACCTACTCACCAAGTAACGACATAAACCCGTTAAAGACCGGTGCATGGACACCCTTAGCGCCAACTTATGATTTATACCAGATGTATACCGCCAAAGATACAGTTAGGCGCAAGGCCACGATTATGTTAAACGGCGATTATTATCCCGAATTGAATGCCGCCGGAGGGGGCTATACGGCAACCTCGGTATGTATGAAAAAGCACATCATAGGTAACGAAAAAGACAATAATGCGCCAACAATGGATATTTGGTCGTCAATTGAACATAACGCGATTTTGAGATTGGCCGATGTGTATTTGGTATATGCCGAAGCCATAATGGGTAACAGTGCCACCACAACTAATGCTGATGCCTTGCTGTATTTCAACAAAGTACGCACGAGGGCCGGCGTGGATGCAGCTTTGGTGTTAAGCCCTGACATCATTCTTAGGGAAAGGAGAATTGAATTTGCTTTTGAAGGGCAATATTGGATAGATCTGGTTAGGCTGTCTTATTACAATCCGCAAAAAGCTCTTGATATGATCAATAATCAGCAAAGGGTAACTTTTACTTATGATCCTGTTACCCGTATAGCCACGCCTGATGCCAGTACCGGTACATCCGTTCTTCCGGCAACCATCAGTTCATTTACATTGCAAATTCCGGCGTCTGAGTTAGCCAGCGACCCTAAATTGGCACAGCCCGCAGTACCTTATTATTAA
- a CDS encoding SusC/RagA family TonB-linked outer membrane protein gives MEKNLQRRMKRFISLFITSMLLYLSGHAQTLKVVGKVTSADDLQPLPGASIKLKGTSIGTIAAPDGTYTITAKPGNVLVFSFLGYTSQEVPVKQVGTINVKLNSTSSHLNDVVVIGYAKQARKDNTGSISSIKGDDLRQTQPTTFDQALQGKVAGVVVQQVSGQPGGGVSIQIRGVSSISGSNSPLFVIDGIIIPPVSDPGNGSNPLNTINPAEIASIDVLKDASATAIYGSQATNGVVVITTKRGKAGPPQVTYDFYAGYQEIPGTLPTMDLQQYATFINARAQVWGFDARPEFANPQYLGAGTNWQKELFRKAQQSSHTLTISGGDARTQYLLSGSYFNQDGIAIGSVFKRYSVRLNLDNKTTDWLKVGTSLQLAHINEDQNTTASGVINSALNLTPDVPVQNPDGSWGGVTNTSGYVTGVVNPVAIAEIVKNLKTRNQVFGNLYAEIQFYKDLSLRNEVSGNFDFSTQDNFTPTYTFGKVVNGTNSASSASSQNFYTVIRNFLTYNHSFRKYNVNALLGHESQLSTFESVSAQRSNFPSNNVQAINAGDATTAKNSGDNGSGSAQESYFGRINLSWNDRYLITANVRDDGSSNFPANNRWVTTYSGAFAWKINNEPFLRNVNAISELKLRLGYGLTNNQGIPGNTFVTQLQSVANGLSGTAQFQSNLANPYVTWEKTNYSNAGLDASFINGRLSFSLDVYDRETHGLLLKVPLPLYTGTTTAYSPGSMAAPYANVGSVSNKGFDFSINTTNISLKNFTWKTDITLSRNVNKVLSLGTGGSDANLSQTSYVINDVVEKTVVGQPIGEFYGYVFDGVFASAKDFQTHALPVDQSGKAYPISPSGGGIWYGDRMFKDLNGDGVIDSKDETYLGSPTPKFQFGINNTFSYKNFDLNVFFSGSVGNKVFNQLAVAQTNSQNNTNYFVSVLNYAKLALINPNGSASDVNNVYVTNPGTSVVGLRNDNTNNNNRPSSLFIEDGSFVRCKNITLGYRLPESVLSKIYVHSIRIYGNVSNAFIITKYSGMDPEIGSWNPLQAGWDSGYYPQPRIFTIGANITFSK, from the coding sequence ATGGAAAAAAATTTACAAAGAAGAATGAAACGCTTTATTTCATTGTTTATCACAAGCATGTTGCTTTATCTTTCGGGCCATGCGCAAACGCTCAAGGTTGTTGGAAAAGTGACCAGTGCCGACGACTTGCAGCCACTGCCGGGAGCGAGTATTAAGCTTAAAGGCACATCCATAGGAACCATAGCCGCACCTGACGGCACTTACACTATAACGGCAAAACCAGGCAATGTATTGGTGTTTAGTTTTTTAGGATACACATCTCAGGAGGTGCCTGTTAAACAGGTCGGTACCATTAATGTTAAGCTAAACTCAACATCAAGCCACTTAAACGATGTGGTTGTTATTGGTTATGCTAAGCAGGCAAGAAAAGATAATACGGGTTCTATCAGTTCGATAAAAGGGGATGATCTCCGCCAAACCCAACCAACTACATTTGATCAGGCCTTGCAGGGAAAAGTTGCGGGAGTTGTGGTTCAGCAGGTGTCAGGGCAACCTGGTGGCGGCGTATCTATTCAAATTCGTGGTGTGTCTTCCATAAGTGGGTCTAATTCGCCTCTATTTGTGATAGATGGTATTATCATCCCTCCGGTTAGTGATCCTGGCAATGGTTCAAATCCATTAAATACCATTAATCCTGCCGAAATAGCATCGATCGACGTATTGAAAGACGCTTCTGCAACTGCCATTTATGGTTCGCAGGCAACCAATGGTGTTGTGGTGATTACTACAAAAAGAGGTAAAGCAGGGCCTCCACAGGTAACCTATGATTTTTATGCAGGTTATCAGGAAATACCGGGCACACTGCCTACAATGGACTTGCAACAGTATGCCACTTTTATTAACGCAAGGGCACAGGTATGGGGCTTTGATGCCAGGCCCGAATTTGCCAATCCCCAATATTTAGGTGCCGGTACCAACTGGCAAAAAGAGCTATTCCGGAAAGCTCAGCAAAGCAGCCATACGCTTACAATAAGCGGAGGTGACGCCAGAACACAGTATTTACTGTCCGGATCTTATTTTAACCAGGATGGTATAGCTATTGGATCGGTTTTTAAAAGATATTCCGTACGGCTTAATTTGGACAATAAAACAACAGATTGGCTAAAGGTAGGAACCAGTCTTCAATTAGCTCATATCAATGAAGATCAAAACACTACTGCCTCTGGCGTAATTAATTCGGCACTCAACCTCACTCCTGATGTTCCGGTGCAAAATCCGGATGGCTCATGGGGTGGTGTTACCAATACCAGCGGCTACGTAACCGGTGTTGTTAACCCGGTGGCGATAGCCGAAATTGTTAAAAACCTGAAAACAAGAAACCAGGTGTTTGGTAATTTATATGCCGAAATCCAATTTTATAAAGATCTGTCACTGCGGAATGAGGTGTCGGGCAATTTTGATTTTAGTACGCAAGATAATTTTACGCCAACTTATACTTTTGGTAAAGTTGTTAATGGCACCAACAGTGCTTCTTCAGCGTCGAGCCAGAACTTTTATACAGTAATACGCAATTTTCTAACGTATAATCATAGCTTCCGTAAATACAATGTCAATGCCTTGTTGGGCCATGAATCACAGCTGAGCACTTTTGAAAGTGTTAGCGCCCAACGATCAAATTTCCCTTCAAACAATGTACAAGCTATTAATGCCGGTGATGCCACCACGGCTAAAAACTCTGGCGATAATGGTTCTGGTTCTGCGCAGGAATCTTATTTCGGCCGTATCAACTTGTCGTGGAATGATAGGTACCTCATCACGGCTAACGTACGCGACGATGGATCTTCAAATTTCCCGGCCAACAACCGTTGGGTTACTACCTATTCGGGCGCATTTGCCTGGAAAATTAATAATGAACCCTTTTTAAGAAATGTAAACGCCATAAGCGAATTGAAATTGAGGCTTGGTTACGGGCTTACCAACAATCAGGGTATACCAGGCAATACGTTTGTAACGCAACTTCAATCGGTGGCTAATGGCCTTTCGGGTACGGCTCAGTTTCAGAGCAATTTAGCAAACCCTTATGTAACATGGGAAAAAACAAATTATTCAAATGCCGGGCTTGATGCATCGTTTATCAATGGGCGGTTAAGTTTTTCATTGGATGTTTACGACCGTGAAACACACGGGCTTTTATTAAAGGTTCCGCTTCCGTTATATACCGGTACTACTACCGCTTATTCGCCGGGATCTATGGCTGCACCGTATGCCAACGTAGGTTCTGTTAGTAATAAAGGATTCGACTTCAGCATCAATACGACCAATATTAGTTTAAAAAATTTCACATGGAAAACTGATATTACGCTATCGAGGAATGTGAATAAGGTACTCAGTTTAGGTACAGGTGGCAGTGATGCTAACTTAAGCCAAACCTCTTATGTAATTAACGATGTAGTTGAGAAAACGGTAGTGGGGCAGCCCATCGGCGAATTCTACGGCTATGTATTCGATGGCGTTTTTGCAAGTGCCAAAGATTTCCAAACGCATGCCTTACCGGTTGACCAAAGCGGCAAAGCTTATCCAATTTCGCCTTCAGGCGGGGGTATTTGGTATGGCGACCGTATGTTTAAAGATTTAAATGGCGACGGTGTTATTGACTCTAAGGACGAAACTTATTTGGGCTCTCCAACTCCAAAATTTCAGTTTGGTATCAACAATACGTTTTCCTATAAAAATTTCGATCTGAATGTGTTCTTCAGTGGCAGCGTAGGTAACAAGGTGTTCAATCAGTTGGCTGTGGCCCAAACCAATTCGCAAAACAATACCAACTACTTTGTATCTGTATTAAATTATGCAAAGTTGGCTTTAATCAATCCCAATGGCTCTGCATCTGATGTTAACAACGTGTATGTTACCAATCCAGGTACATCTGTTGTTGGTTTAAGAAATGATAATACCAACAACAATAACCGCCCTTCCAGTTTGTTTATCGAAGATGGATCTTTCGTGAGGTGTAAAAACATCACACTTGGTTATCGCTTGCCCGAAAGTGTGCTCTCAAAAATATATGTGCATTCCATACGGATATACGGTAATGTGTCCAACGCTTTTATCATTACCAAATATTCGGGCATGGATCCTGAAATTGGTTCATGGAACCCGCTTCAGGCAGGCTGGGATAGCGGTTATTATCCGCAGCCAAGAATATTTACCATTGGTGCAAATATCACATTTTCCAAATAA